A stretch of Gopherus evgoodei ecotype Sinaloan lineage chromosome 19, rGopEvg1_v1.p, whole genome shotgun sequence DNA encodes these proteins:
- the LOC115637400 gene encoding secreted seminal-vesicle Ly-6 protein 1-like: MNKILTLGLPALLCLATADPLQCNGCFRLSQDGSCKIGQYTCTATLNESCFTRKITSGNEILRVERGCTVICDDLVLNNYDYKETTQCCMDRSFCNVHNPWPQIPQED; the protein is encoded by the exons ATGAACAAGATCCTgactctgggtttgccagccctgctctgcctagCAACGG CAGATCCTCTCCAGTGCAATGGCTGTTTCAGGCTGTCACAGGACGGCAGCTGTAAGATAGGCCAATACACCTGCACAGCAACTCTAAACGAATCCTGCTTCACCCGCAAAATCACCTCTG GAAACGAGATCCTGCGGGTGGAGCGGGGCTGCACTGTGATCTGCGACGACCTAGTGCTCAACAACTACGACTACAAGGAGACCACCCAGTGCTGCATGGACAGATCCTTCTGCAATGTCCACAACCCCTGGCCCCAAATCCCCCAGGAGGATTAA
- the LOC115637304 gene encoding prostate stem cell antigen-like — MNKILALGLPALLYLATAAALQCNGCFMMLQDGSCMLGKHTCTAAQGESCFTRKITIAGFISRVERGCTSICEDTEITEDYYKDTTQCCTDADFCNIHNPFPKFSDYA, encoded by the exons ATGAACAAGATCCTggctctgggtttgccagccctgCTCTACCTAGCAACGG CTGCAGCTCTCCAATGCAACGGCTGTTTCATGATGCTGCAGGACGGCAGCTGTATGCTAGGCAAACACACCTGCACAGCAGCTCAGGGGGAATCCTGCTTTACCCGCAAAATCACTATAG cGGGCTTTATTAGTCGTGTGGAGCGGGGCTGCACGTCCATCTGCGAGGATACAGAGATCACCGAAGACTACTACAAGGACACCACCCAGTGCTGCACAGATGCAGATTTCTGCAACATccacaaccccttccccaaattctcCGATTATGCCTAA